Genomic window (Palaemon carinicauda isolate YSFRI2023 chromosome 42, ASM3689809v2, whole genome shotgun sequence):
gctaatgatatataataataataataataataataacactatcacTAATAGtaagagtagtaataatagtaacaattatttTCACATTTCAAGGACTATTCCTATCTTATGCTAATAGGATCAAATGAGAAATCACAGATTGTTACCCCTCTTAAACAAGGAATTTCACCTGACGCTGGAGAGCAAAATCGTCTTCCCAGATATTCGGCCTTGCGGATGTAATTGCCATATTTGGGGGAAGGTCCTTTCACTGCATTCTTGATTTGAATTTTGCTGTGGATTTAAGGATTCTGGTgtgatatcttctctctctctctctctctctcctctctctctcgtctctcctctctctctctctctctctctctctctctggatacttTATATGAATTTGCCTGTTAATTTAAGAACTTTTTCTACATCTTGCcactattttatctctctctctctctctctctctctccctctctctctctctctctctcctctctctctctctctctctctctctctctctctctctctgtggacacTATATATGAATATGCCTGTAAATTTAAGAATTCTGGTGTGATATACTGTTTATTtccactttcctctctctctctctccctctctctctctctcctctctctctctctctctctctctctctctgggcactTTATATGAATATGCCTGTCAATTTAAGAATTCTGGTGGGACATCTTgcactattctctctctcctctctctctctctctctctctctctctctctctcctctctctctctctccctggacaCTTAATATGACTATGCCTGTTAACTTAAGAATGGTGGAGAGATATACTGTAATTTTCCaccctctaactctctctctctctctctctctctctctctctctctcctctctcactctctctctctcctcttctctctctctctctctctctctctggacacttAATATGACTATGCCTGTTAACTTAAGAATGGTGGAGAGATATACTGTAATTTTCCACCTctatctctgctctctctctctctctctctctctctctacctctctctctctcgtctctcctctctctctctctctctctctctctctggacacttAATATGACTATGCCTGTTAACTGTGGAATTATAAATTCATATTCGGGTGTGAACCCAATTAACCACCAGTCCACCGCCTAATCTCTTGACAGGAATTAGAAGAGGTGTTTTATCACGTTATAAAAGTGTAAGGAACTGTCGGACAACGGACCGTCCAGATTATGAGAAGAAACAAGCGGAAATAGACGAACTGATTCGGGAAAATCAACGACTTAGGGAAGACGGGCGGAGAGAGAAGGAAAAGGCAGATGCTTTGGAGGAACAACTCTCCCGAAAAAGTAGTGAACTGCTCCGCTCTCGCATGCATCTGTCGTTGGCTCAAACTCTCATCAGAATCTGAAGTCTGAAATTGCGGAATTAGACAAGGACGACAGCAGTGAAAGCGAGCTAATGGAGAGAAAGTTGGCAGAAGCCAACCTAAAAATCGAGTCCCTCGAAAAGGAATTGAGAAATAGAAGGAGTGTAGAAGAGGCCATGAACACGAACAGATTAAGGAAAAGTCGAGATGAAATCTTACTTTTAAAGGAGAAGATCATATCGAACGCCAGGCATCAGCGAAAGGAAGCACTTGAAAGATtggctcttgaaaagcagataacaGAATTAGACCAAGTTATTCAACAGCAGGTTCGACAGTTCCATGCCGAGAAGGAAGTCCTGCAAAAAACCATAAGAGAAACAAAACTGGCATTTGATTCAACCAGACGAAAGCTCTCGAAGGAGAGGGAAATGCTCCAGATGTATAAGGAAGTTTTGTTTCTGCGAGAGTCTCTTCTTGGCGCGAAGAAGAGGATATCATTCCTCGAAAAGGCTTTGGAAGACGAAAGGAGGAGGAATGTTAGCCTTCAGGTGGAGCTAGAGATCAAAGGGAAAGTCGTTAATCAACTGGAAGATGAGGCTTCTGAACTTAGGAAAGAAGTTCGATGGAAAGATAAACAACTGTTTTCTATGGCGAAAACAAATCCAAGAGAATGAAGATGATAAAGAACTAATTGTCTGGCTGGAATTGGCGAAACATtcgatggaaaaaaaattcttagaagAAAAGGCTGCTTTAGAGAGAATCTGGAAATGAACGAAAATGTGATTGCGGATATGGAGAGGGTAATAGAGGAACTTGAAAAGAATAACAAGGAATTAAATAGTGAGATTTCAGAGTTAAGAGACGGATTATAGAAAAAGACGAAGACACCGCTGAAATTTCACAACTATCCGAGGTGGAAGGCGAGGTTGAATCAGACAGCTTCGAGATACTTGAAGGAAGCGACAGTGATAAATTTCCTGATACTTTTGGTGTAGAAAGCGAAGATAAGAAACCATCAGATTCATTAGCAGCCTTTACTTAGACGCGATTGCTTCTCACACGAGCATCATCAGCAGCCCCAAACCAAAAGGCGATTATCTACTAAGAAGTCTTTGGAAAAATATCGGCCTTGAAAAATGGCTGGAAAATAAATGGATAAACTTCGCATTTCAACAATGTTTCGACACCCCCTGTTCTTTTGAAACTAATTCCTGAGTGGTTATATCTCGAGTGAATACAAACACCAAGCGTTACAAGTTTTACCGCAGAGAGCAATTCAGCATAAGGAGGTTCTGGGGGAAGGAGTGTTTGGTATCgttaggaaggtcaaggttaaagatgATCAGGGTAGCTGGCTCGACGCAGTATTGAAAGAAAGCAAATTTACAAATAGAAAAGATATACAAATGTTCGAAATGGAAGCTGCCCTTCTTTGCAAACTAGGAGACATCGAAGGCGTGCCTCACTTTTACGGAAGGTACGGAAGAAAGGCAGTGAAGGATATTGTGATGTCCTTCGGTGGAAGCACAACGCTA
Coding sequences:
- the LOC137632891 gene encoding meiosis-specific nuclear structural protein 1-like, with the protein product MERKLAEANLKIESLEKELRNRRSVEEAMNTNRLRKSRDEILLLKEKIISNARHQRKEALERLALEKQITELDQVIQQQVRQFHAEKEVLQKTIRETKLAFDSTRRKLSKEREMLQMYKEVLFLRESLLGAKKRISFLEKALEDERRRNVSLQVELEIKGKVVNQLEDEASELRKEVRWKDKQLFSMAKTNPRE